Proteins from a single region of Oryza brachyantha chromosome 6, ObraRS2, whole genome shotgun sequence:
- the LOC102700906 gene encoding uncharacterized protein LOC102700906: MAITWSSYPYSINSSSNCTVILSEYVRNLTSSYADKSNEASIVTTSVVMFILAALFFILNFFSRVSDVSAVLHPTVRLFLSTSLSLFLPVMSYLFSEAKNNSGDLSAAASDPKEELSLRARTILAWMLLVELLRKKVEAILIAMAGAQGYLTTIDRAGRIAWLGYLVFFNVKSAGKKTIYGFLWVLAATKLVQRVLINEVLRRSFAYAKNAQRLHSYMDLVMQDQPPPPQGNAPTGADQLKGCKFAVMGEEDLELKASSDGYFLSENKSTVTDSAAAQPVVVTVGQVWTLAETDPLFQRDHRLKRLCLSFALHKLLRRRFEGFQFTDTEVRSCRDVVFKGLCHDGTDREAIAVALFQVLNDETHFVCEYYHSVLPVVLSSPFFLLANYFLFPIIVLALFFLTIIICNNGDLFFAFHSLKSDNLAISFGLTSLTKCLLRNISQSAPALYATVDLAITTLLVMAFVYEEFWEFVVFINSNWFMVSLLHDYTSKPHRRKSPTFMGVVGRIMWIRNSMSRPRLCFHQLSVLQGFLPCRHPTALPYKSVPKEVKKAVMEYLMNHVDVESSHGHGHAPLSNGWSILQEKHPRCHSRLSWACHSSSLTEVMLTWHVATGLLEEKYPKQTAATTTSQQSNSTVAATLSKYCAYLVAFHPELLPDVVDGTKLVYDAMKRELKSVLGCSGYCCPHEMMPSAAAERRYSKVMQVGKQPVQAGKLEREMSPVWKGARVADALLAMAGREVDEEGFVWQILADIWTELIVYSAPSDDELHVKAHGDVLAQGGAEFITVLWVLATHTGVARPSGKPWENIVVENLA, from the coding sequence ATGGCGATTACATGGAGCAGCTACCCATACAGTATCAATAGTAGCTCAAACTGCACGGTGATCCTGAGCGAGTATGTCCGAAACCTGACGTCATCCTACGCCGACAAGAGCAACGAGGCCTCCatcgtcaccacctccgtcgtCATGTTCATCCTCGCCGCGCTCTTCTTCATCCTCAACTTCTTCAGCCGCGTCTCCGACGTCAGCGCCGTGCTGCACCCCACCGTCCGCCTCTTCCTCTCCACCTCgctctccctcttcctccccgTCATGTCCTACCTCTTCTCCGAGGCCAAGAACAACTCCGGCGAcctgtccgccgccgccagcgaccCGAAAGAGGAGCTCTCGCTGCGAGCTCGCACCATCCTCGCCTGGATGCTTCTCGTCGAGCTCCTCCGCAAGAAGGTCGAGGCGATCCTcatcgccatggccggcgcGCAGGGGTACCTCACCACCATCGATCGCGCCGGCCGTATCGCCTGGCTTGGCTACCTTGTCTTCTTCAACGTCAAGAGCGCCGGCAAGAAGACCATCTATGGCTTCCTCTgggtcctcgccgccaccaagCTTGTGCAGAGGGTCCTCATCAACGAGGTGCTCAGGCGTTCGTTTGCGTATGCCAAGAACGCCCAGCGCCTCCACTCCTACATGGATCTTGTGATGCAggaccagccgccgccgccgcaaggaAATGCGCCCACCGGAGCCGACCAGCTCAAGGGCTGCAAGTTCGCCGTGATGGGAGAAGAAGACCTCGAGTTGAAGGCCAGCTCCGACGGCTATTTTCTTAGCGAGAACAAGTCCACCGTCACTGATTCCGCAGCAGCGCAACCggtcgtcgtcaccgtcggACAAGTCTGGACCCTCGCGGAGACGGATCCGCTCTTCCAGAGAGACCACAGGCTGAAGAGACTCTGCCTCTCCTTCGCACTCCACAAGCTTCTTCGCCGTCGGTTCGAGGGCTTCCAGTTCACCGACACGGAGGTGCGCAGCTGCCGGGACGTCGTCTTCAAGGGCTTGTGCCATGACGGCACCGACAGGGAAGCCATCGCCGTCGCACTGTTCCAGGTGCTCAACGACGAGACCCATTTCGTGTGTGAGTACTACCACTCCGTCCTCCCCGTCGTGCTCTCGAgccccttcttcctcctggcCAACTACTTCCTCTTCCCCATCATAGTGCTCGCCTTGTTCTTCCTCACCATCATCATCTGCAACAATGGCGACCTGTTCTTCGCGTTCCACAGCTTGAAGAGTGACAACCTGGCCATATCGTTCGGCCTGACGAGCCTGACCAAATGCCTCCTCCGCAACATCAGCCaatcggcgccggcgctctACGCCACCGTGGACCTCGCCATCACCACGCTGCTGGTGATGGCCTTCGTGTACGAGGAGTTCTGGGAGTTCGTCGTGTTCATCAACTCCAACTGGTTCATGGTGTCGCTGCTCCACGACTACACCAGCAAGCCGCACAGGAGGAAGAGCCCCACCTTCATGGGCGTCGTCGGCCGGATCATGTGGATCCGGAACTCCATGAGCCGGCCAAGGCTGTGCTTCCACCAGCTGTCGGTGCTCCAGGGCTTCCTCCCATGCCGGCATCCTACGGCGCTGCCCTACAAGAGTGTGCCCAAGGAAGTGAAGAAGGCGGTCATGGAATATCTCATGAACCATGTCGATGTCGAGTccagccatggccatggccatgctcCTCTCAGCAATGGATGGTCCATCTTACAAGAGAAGCACCCCCGGTGCCACTCCCGGCTCTCATGGGCGTGCCACAGCAGCAGCCTCACCGAGGTGATGCTCACCTGGCATGTCGCCACCGGCCTCCTGGAGGAAAAATACCCCaagcagacggcggcgaccaccaCGTCCCAGCAATCCAACagcacggtggcggcgacgctgTCCAAGTACTGCGCTTACCTGGTCGCCTTCCACCCGGAGCTACTCCCCGACGTCGTCGACGGCACAAAGCTCGTGTACGACGCCATGAAACGGGAGCTCAAATCGGTGCTCGGGTGCTCCGGGTACTGCTGCCCGCACGAGATGATGCCGAGCGCCGCAGCCGAGAGGAGGTACAGCAAGGTGATGCAAGTCGGGAAGCAGCCGGTTCAGGCCGGGAAGCTAGAGAGGGAGATGTCGCCGGTGTGGAAGGGCGCCAGGGTCGCCGACGCTCTCCTCGCCATGGCCGGGCGGGAGGTGGACGAAGAAGGGTTCGTGTGGCAAATCTTGGCTGACATTTGGACGGAGCTCATTGTCTACTCGGCACCATCAGACGATGAACTGCACGTGAAAGCACACGGCGATGTGTTGGCGCAGGGAGGCGCAGAGTTCATCACCGTGCTTTGGGTACTAGCCACCCATACTGGTGTGGCACGCCCAAGTGGTAAGCCATGGGAGAACATCGTGGTCGAAAACCTAGCTTGA
- the LOC102709933 gene encoding uncharacterized protein LOC102709933, whose amino-acid sequence MGACATKPKTLEAGKAPEEATPIETPKVAVETTSSIKVVVVQAPEKVVEEAKVELVIADPPTNIDTQKVEATPKVNKEAKVEEEVKDKIIEEEKPSAPIKEKNAEVNNTEVVEETIEVNNTEVSKGATEVKNVEEEKPIQS is encoded by the coding sequence ATGGGTGCTTGTGCAACCAAGCCCAAGACGCTCGAGGCCGGGAAGGCCCCTGAGGAGGCCACCCCGATTGAGACACCTAAGGTTGCAGTAGAAACCACAAGTTCCATTAAGGTTGTGGTTGTGCAAGCACCTGAgaaggtggtggaggaggccaAGGTGGAGCTTGTGATAGCAGATCCACCGACTAACATTGACACACAGAAGGTTGAGGCAACTCCCAAGGTAAACAAGGAGGCAAAAGTCGAGGAAGAAGTCAAAGATAAGATCATCGAGGAGGAGAAACCTTCAGCCCCAATCAAGGAGAAGAATGCCGAAGTGAACAACACCGAGGTGGTCGAGGAGACAATAGAGGTGAACAACACTGAGGTATCCAAGGGGGCCACAGAGGTCAAGAAcgtcgaggaggagaagcCAATACAGAGTTGA
- the LOC102710211 gene encoding putative disease resistance RPP13-like protein 3 has product MAETVLSMARSMLGSAISKAAAAAGEEMSLLMGVQKEIWFMKDELGTMQAFLIAAEAMKKKDLLLKVWAEQVRSLSYDIEDCLDEFMVHVGNQSLLQQLINLKGRHRITVKIRNLKSRVEEVSCRNTRYNSIKMEASNTFDETDSMDDVCNHSPSNIEEAKLVGFDTSKKELLDKISIDADDDGHCWVLCVVGMGGLGKTTLVRKIFESKEDIEKKFQYRAWIVVSQSFSMIEMLKDMINQLLGGLSLMECLEGLKGKAIRAHDLGTYLRDQLKEQRYFVVFDDLWNTHDWERIKKIAFPGTNNKRSRIIVTTRLDDVANSCTTEPFVYRLKLLEKECAIDLMLMKIRKNKEDMENDDKLKNIVTELVKKCGCLPLAIVTIGAMFANKHSSKWEEMCSQLPSELESNPSPEAIRRVVTLSFNHLPSHLKPCFLYLSIFPEDFEIKRWHLVNRWIAEGLVRARVGKTLSDVGESYFDELISRSMIQPSRVNVEGCVKRCRVHDIMRDIIVSISKEEKFVYSIGDNLPAIVVDKFRHVSYHGNNYPIVGMNFSRVRSLTIFGEFGQRSMVFGSSICSPQFTMLRALDLENADLPLTQKDINNIGLLRHLTYLNMSTVRWPYFYALPRYIGKLQNLQVLDIRYSEVSILPTDISKLLMLRILRCSKAGFYGYFDPDEPIECLKYTFGMPLLLTPLVGSTERKRIIAELHRAYSSHWSKTWGVRVPTGISKLKELQVLEVIDMKLTKSKAIQELGELHRLQKLWVTTKGAQDSKLKILCEAIEKLSSLRSLRVDGTLEWLAPSNFSPPPLLRKLKLNGCMSVLPESFRDLKQLRKIYLYESKLDGRAIEILGRLPNLMLLALESDAYVGKKLPLKEKEFPNLKVLCIWHMAELRGIRFEKGASPLMERIEMSWCELKSGIVGIKHLEQLKEISLEFRCKVAALHLLEEEVKAHPRKPALWLPEDRNDTDLGSPVVLTEDEGSDGEATESIHNDAGECSQVIV; this is encoded by the exons ATGGCGGAGACGGTGCTGAGCATGGCGAGGTCCATGCTGGGGAGCGCCATcagcaaggcggcggcggccgccggcgaagagATGAGCTTGCTCATGGGTGTGCAGAAGGAGATCTG GTTCATGAAAGATGAGCTGGGAACAATGCAAGCGTTCCTGATAGCCGCTGAAGCAATGAAGAAGAAGGACCTACTTCTGAAGGTGTGGGCTGAGCAAGTAAGGAGCTTGTCCTATGATATTGAAGATTGTCTCGATGAGTTTATGGTCCATGTGGGAAACCAAAGTCTCTTGCAGCAATTGATAAATCTCAAAGGCCGTCACCGAATTACTGTCAAGATTCGAAACCTCAAATCAAGAGTTGAAGAAGTGAGCTGCAGGAACACACGCTACAACTCAATCAAGATGGAGGCAAGCAACACCTTTGATGAGACTGACTCCATGGACGATGTTTGCAATCATTCTCCTAGCAACATTGAAGAAGCAAAGCTTGTAGGCTTTGACACCTCCAAAAAGGAGCTACTTGACAAGATAAGCATCGATGCCGATGATGATGGTCATTGTTGGGTGCTTTGTGTGGTTGGCATGGGAGGATTGGGTAAGACTACTCTGGTAAGGAAGATCTTTGAAAGCAAAGAAGACATTGAAAAGAAATTTCAATATCGTGCTTGGATCGTGGTGTCACAGTCATTTTCAATGATAGAGATGCTCAAAGATATGATTAATCAACTTTTAGGTGGTCTTTCATTGATGGAATGCTTGGAAGGACTCAAAGGGAAGGCAATACGAGCACACGACCTTGGTACATATCTGCGAGATCAGCTGAAAGAACAAAGGTACTTCGTTGTTTTTGATGACTTGTGGAACACACATGACTGGGAAAGGATTAAGAAAATTGCTTTCCCTGGTACAAACAACAAAAGGAGTCGGATAATAGTAACAACTAGATTAGATGATGTAGCTAATTCGTGCACCACTGAACCATTTGTCTACCGCCTAAAACTCCTAGAGAAGGAATGTGCCATAGATTTGATGCTGATgaaaataaggaaaaacaaagaagacaTGGAGAATGATGACAAGCTGAAGAACATAGTTACAGAACTAGTGAAAAAGTGTGGTTGTTTACCACTTGCCATAGTAACGATAGGAGCAATGTTTGCTAATAAACATTCATCAAAGTGGGAAGAAATGTGCAGCCAGCTTCCTTCAGAGCTTGAGAGCAACCCAAGTCCTGAGGCAATAAGGAGAGTGGTGACCCTAAGCTTTAACCATCTGCCATCTCATCTTAAGCCTTGCTTTCTATACCTAAGCATTTTTCCTGAggattttgaaattaaaagaTGGCATTTGGTAAACAGATGGATAGCAGAGGGGTTGGTTAGAGCTAGGGTTGGGAAGACCCTTAGTGATGTCGGGGAAAGTTACTTTGATGAGCTAATTAGCCGAAGCATGATTCAACCGTCAAGAGTAAATGTGGAAGGATGTGTTAAGAGGTGTCGGGTCCATGATATCATGCGTGATATTATAGTCTCAATTTCTAAAGAGGAGAAGTTTGTTTACTCAATAGGAGATAATTTGCCTGCAATAGTAGTGGATAAGTTCCGTCATGTGTCATACCATGGAAACAACTACCCAATAGTAGGAATGAATTTCAGCCGTGTTCGATCGTTAACTATCTTTGGTGAGTTTGGTCAGAGATCCATGGTGTTTGGCTCATCAATTTGTTCTCCTCAATTTACGATGCTAAGAGCCTTGGATTTAGAAAATGCAGACCTTCCATTGACACAAAAAGATATAAACAACATAGGGTTGCTACGACACTTGACATATTTGAATATGAGTACTGTAAGGTGgccatatttttatgcactCCCAAGATATATAGGGAAATTACAGAACTTACAAGTTTTGGACATAAGGTATAGTGAAGTTTCTATACTACCAACTGATATCAGTAAACTCCTTATGCTCCGTATCCTCCGTTGCAGCAAGGCAGGTTTTTACGGCTATTTTGACCCAGATGAACCGATAGAATGCTTGAAGTATACGTTTGGCATGCCCTTGCTTTTGACACCATTAGTTGGTTCTACAGAACGCAAAAGAATTATTGCTGAGCTTCATAGAGCCTACTCTAGCCATTGGTCAAAGACATGGGGTGTGAGGGTACCAACAGGAATCAGCAAATTAAAGGAGTTACAGGTCTTAGAGGTCATAGACATGAAACTAACTAAAAGCAAAGCAATTCAAGAGCTGGGTGAACTTCATCGGCTGCAAAAATTATGGGTGACAACAAAGGGTGCACAGGACAGCAAGCTCAAGATACTCTGTGAAGCTATAGAGAAGCTATCCTCCCTCCGATCTCTCCGTGTTGATGGGACACTTGAGTGGCTGGCTCCTTCCAATTTCTCACCTCCTCCCCTGCTGAGAAAGCTCAAGTTGAACGGATGTATGAGCGTTTTGCCTGAATCTTTTAGGGACCTCAAGCAGCTGCGGaagatttatttgtatgaAAGCAAACTAGATGGCAGAGCCATAGAGATACTTGGGAGACTGCCCAACCTCATGCTTCTAGCTCTCGAGTCGGATGCATATGTTGGGAAGAAATTACCTCTCAAGGAGAAGGAGTTCCCAAATCTCAAGGTACTTTGTATTTGGCACATGGCAGAACTAAGAGGTATAAGATTTGAGAAGGGCGCCTCGCCCCTCATGGAAAGAATAGAAATGTCATGGTGCGAGTTGAAATCAGGGATTGTTGGCATCAAGCACCTTGAACAGCTTAAGGAGATTTCACTTGAATTTCGATGTAAGGTGGCTGCGCTCCATCTTCTGGAAGAGGAAGTGAAGGCACACCCCAGGAAACCAGCATTGTGGCTGCCTGAGGACCGAAACGACACTGACTTGGGGAGCCCGGTAGTCTTGACAGAAGATGAAGGCTCCGATGGTGAAGCAACGGAATCCATCCATAACGATGCCGGAGAGTGCTCGCAAGTGATCGTCTGA
- the LOC102710500 gene encoding FCS-Like Zinc finger 15-like encodes MESRYVKVDSRFFLVDDGGNSSSNGNGDADGECYHYLDACFLCKRDITFNRHIFMYKGNAAFCSDDCRQDQMDMDSALAAVARRHRTLQRNRPSSSSSSLAPAPCAANEAGLFAVIPRRPTVAADLATHAAAPAVSG; translated from the exons ATGGAGTCGAGGTACGTGAAGGTGGATTCCCGCTTCTtcctcgtcgacgacggcggcaacagcagcagcaacggcaacggcgacgccgacggcgagtgcTACCACTACCTCGACGCCTGCTTCCTCTGCAAGCGCGACATCACCTTCAACCGCCACATCTTCATGTACAA ggGGAACGCCGCGTTCTGCAGCGACGACTGCAGGCAGGACCAGATGGACATGGACTCCgcgctggccgccgtcgcgcgccgccaccgcacgCTGCAGCGCAACaggccctcctcctcctcctcctcgctggcgccggcgccctgCGCCGCCAACGAGGCCGGCCTCTTCGCGGTCATcccccgccgccccaccgtcgCAGCTGACCTCGCCACCCACGCTGCAGCTCCCGCCGTGTCTGGCTAG